Proteins from one Zavarzinia compransoris genomic window:
- a CDS encoding response regulator transcription factor yields the protein MEGPDSGWTVVIADDHPLVRDAMRHALNQSLSDVQVVDASSLDEARQAVDRLGTVDLVILDLNMPGMDGFTGLASMRAAYPLVPVAMVSATNDETVMRRAIEFGAAGFIPKSAPLDTIAEAIGQILEGQVWLPAGTGDSAGGASRQDIARRLGELTPQQLKVLSMMSQGLLNKQIAYELGVGEATVKAHVTAILKKLGVHSRTQAVIAARLLDFKTAG from the coding sequence ATGGAAGGCCCCGACAGCGGCTGGACGGTCGTCATCGCCGACGATCATCCCCTGGTCCGCGACGCCATGCGCCACGCGCTGAACCAGAGCCTGAGCGACGTTCAGGTGGTCGATGCGTCAAGTCTCGACGAGGCACGCCAGGCGGTCGACCGCCTCGGCACCGTCGACCTTGTCATTCTCGATCTCAACATGCCGGGCATGGACGGTTTCACCGGCCTTGCCTCGATGCGCGCGGCCTATCCCCTCGTACCGGTCGCGATGGTATCAGCGACCAATGACGAAACCGTGATGCGCCGGGCGATCGAATTCGGCGCCGCCGGCTTCATCCCCAAATCCGCCCCCCTCGACACGATCGCGGAAGCGATCGGGCAGATCCTCGAAGGCCAGGTCTGGCTGCCCGCCGGCACCGGGGACAGTGCCGGCGGCGCCAGCCGGCAGGATATCGCCCGCCGCCTGGGCGAACTGACGCCGCAGCAGCTCAAGGTCCTGTCCATGATGTCCCAGGGCCTTCTCAACAAGCAGATCGCCTATGAGCTCGGCGTCGGCGAGGCGACGGTGAAGGCCCATGTCACCGCCATCCTGAAGAAGCTCGGCGTGCACAGCCGCACCCAGGCGGTGATCGCCGCCCGCCTGCTGGATTTCAAGACGGCGGGGTGA
- a CDS encoding ABC transporter ATP-binding protein, which translates to MSDLVLETAGLTKEFRGFIAVKDVNLKVRRGSIHALIGPNGAGKTTVFNLLTKFLQPSGGTVKFNERDITRAKPADIARMGVVRSFQISAVFPHLTVLENVRVALQARSPKVFHFWRSVRELDHLDGRAKELVEDVGLGPFLHTPAVELSYGRKRALEIATTLALDPELMLLDEPTQGMGHEDVGRIIELIRRIRTGRTILMVEHNMSVVSGLSDTITVLQRGQILAEGPYETVSKNPAVIEAYMGTGHG; encoded by the coding sequence TTGAGCGATCTTGTTCTCGAGACCGCAGGCTTGACCAAGGAATTCCGCGGCTTCATCGCCGTCAAGGACGTCAACCTGAAGGTTCGGCGCGGCAGCATTCATGCGCTGATCGGTCCGAACGGCGCGGGCAAGACCACCGTCTTCAACCTGCTGACCAAATTCCTGCAGCCGAGCGGCGGCACGGTGAAGTTCAACGAGCGCGACATCACGCGCGCCAAGCCGGCCGATATCGCCCGCATGGGCGTCGTCCGCTCGTTCCAGATTTCCGCCGTCTTCCCGCATCTGACGGTGCTCGAAAACGTCCGCGTGGCGTTGCAGGCGCGGAGCCCGAAGGTCTTCCACTTCTGGCGCTCGGTCCGCGAACTCGACCATCTGGACGGCAGGGCGAAGGAACTGGTGGAGGACGTGGGCCTCGGCCCCTTCCTGCACACGCCGGCGGTGGAGCTTTCCTACGGCCGCAAGCGCGCCCTGGAGATCGCGACCACGCTCGCCCTCGATCCCGAACTGATGCTGCTGGACGAACCGACCCAGGGCATGGGCCATGAGGACGTGGGGCGTATCATCGAATTGATTCGCCGCATCCGCACCGGCCGCACCATCCTGATGGTGGAGCACAACATGTCGGTCGTCTCCGGCCTCTCGGACACGATCACCGTGCTTCAGCGCGGCCAGATCCTGGCCGAAGGTCCCTATGAGACCGTCTCGAAGAATCCCGCCGTCATCGAAGCCTACATGGGGACCGGTCATGGCTGA
- a CDS encoding ABC transporter ATP-binding protein — translation MADAARTIQPAAAGAPRLKISGLNAYYGESHVLHGVDIEVKRGEVVALLGRNGAGKTSTLRSIMGLVGRRTGSIVFDGAEIVNQAPHRIARLGVGYVPEERGIFASLNVQENLLLPPVIKPGGMSVQDIFTLFPNLKERLYSPGTKLSGGEQQMLAIARILRTGSDFILLDEPTEGLAPVIVQQIGEAVRRLKAGGLTMILVEQSIHFVSTIADRFYVMEDGHVVDSLTAAELAADKDRLVTYLGV, via the coding sequence ATGGCTGATGCCGCCCGCACCATTCAACCCGCCGCCGCCGGGGCGCCGCGCCTGAAGATCTCGGGCCTCAACGCCTATTACGGCGAAAGCCACGTCCTGCACGGCGTCGACATCGAGGTGAAGCGGGGCGAGGTCGTCGCCCTGCTCGGCCGCAACGGTGCCGGCAAGACCTCCACGCTCCGCTCGATCATGGGGCTGGTCGGGCGCCGCACCGGCTCGATCGTTTTCGACGGGGCGGAGATCGTCAACCAGGCGCCGCACCGGATCGCCCGCCTCGGCGTCGGCTATGTGCCCGAGGAACGGGGCATCTTCGCCAGCCTGAACGTGCAGGAAAACCTGCTGCTGCCGCCGGTGATCAAGCCGGGCGGCATGTCGGTGCAGGATATTTTCACCCTGTTCCCGAACCTGAAGGAGCGGCTCTACAGCCCCGGCACCAAGCTGTCGGGCGGCGAGCAGCAGATGCTGGCGATCGCCCGCATCCTGCGCACCGGTTCGGACTTCATTCTGCTGGACGAGCCGACGGAAGGCCTGGCCCCCGTCATCGTGCAGCAGATCGGCGAAGCCGTGCGCCGGCTGAAGGCGGGGGGGCTGACCATGATCCTGGTCGAACAGTCCATCCACTTCGTGTCGACGATCGCCGACCGCTTCTACGTCATGGAAGACGGCCATGTGGTGGACAGCCTGACGGCGGCGGAACTCGCCGCCGACAAGGACCGTCTCGTCACCTATCTCGGCGTGTGA
- a CDS encoding ABC transporter substrate-binding protein: MFKKALLAGVALSALATSAMAAGLSGDKVVVGVLTDLSSIYADVAGKGSIAAAEMAVADYGGKVLGKPIEILTADHQNKADIGANIAREWIDSKGADVLVDLVTSSVGLAVQGIGGEKGVVTINSGAATVRLSQKECTATSFHWMYDTYSLAHVTTPTVVAEGGDSWFILTADYAFGHSLEADASAVLKDLGAKLVGTVRHPFPSADLSSFLLQAQASGAKVVALANAGQDTINSVKQGSEFGIVAGGQKLVALLAFLSDIHSIGLELGQGLLVTEGFYWDLDEETRAFSKRFQEKFGKPPTMVQAGVYSSTLHYLKAVEAAGTDEGKVVAAKMKELPIKDPVLRNATIGANGRVLHDMYLFQVKTPAESTGEWDVYKPVKTVPGAQAFQDPKQSGCALAQ; this comes from the coding sequence ATGTTCAAGAAGGCGCTTCTTGCGGGCGTGGCCCTTTCGGCCCTCGCGACCTCGGCCATGGCGGCCGGCCTGTCGGGCGACAAGGTCGTCGTCGGCGTGCTCACCGACCTGTCGAGCATCTATGCCGACGTCGCGGGCAAGGGTTCGATCGCCGCCGCTGAAATGGCCGTCGCCGACTACGGCGGCAAGGTCCTCGGCAAGCCGATCGAGATCCTGACCGCCGACCACCAGAACAAGGCGGACATCGGCGCCAACATCGCCCGCGAATGGATCGATTCGAAGGGCGCGGACGTCCTCGTCGACCTCGTCACCTCCAGCGTCGGCCTGGCCGTGCAGGGCATCGGCGGCGAGAAGGGCGTGGTCACCATCAATTCCGGTGCCGCCACCGTCCGTCTCAGCCAGAAGGAATGCACCGCGACCTCGTTCCACTGGATGTACGACACCTATTCGCTCGCCCATGTGACCACCCCGACCGTGGTCGCCGAAGGCGGCGACAGCTGGTTCATCCTGACCGCCGACTATGCCTTCGGCCACAGCCTCGAGGCGGATGCCTCCGCCGTGCTCAAGGACCTGGGGGCCAAGCTGGTCGGCACCGTCCGCCACCCGTTCCCCTCGGCCGACCTGTCGTCCTTCCTGCTCCAGGCCCAGGCTTCGGGCGCGAAGGTCGTGGCGCTGGCCAATGCCGGCCAGGACACCATCAACTCGGTGAAGCAGGGCTCGGAATTCGGCATCGTCGCCGGCGGCCAGAAGCTGGTCGCGCTGCTCGCCTTCCTGTCCGACATCCATTCGATCGGGCTCGAACTCGGCCAGGGCCTGCTGGTCACCGAAGGCTTCTACTGGGATCTTGACGAAGAGACCCGCGCCTTCTCCAAGCGCTTCCAGGAGAAGTTCGGCAAGCCGCCGACCATGGTCCAGGCCGGCGTCTATTCCTCGACCCTGCACTACCTGAAGGCCGTCGAGGCCGCGGGCACCGACGAGGGCAAGGTCGTCGCCGCCAAGATGAAAGAGCTGCCGATCAAGGATCCGGTGCTGCGCAACGCCACCATCGGCGCCAACGGCCGCGTCCTTCACGACATGTATCTGTTCCAGGTGAAGACGCCGGCCGAATCGACGGGCGAATGGGACGTCTACAAGCCGGTGAAGACGGTCCCGGGCGCCCAGGCGTTCCAGGATCCGAAGCAGTCCGGCTGCGCCCTGGCCCAGTAA
- a CDS encoding branched-chain amino acid ABC transporter permease: MFELIGIPPQALFGQLLLGLINGSFYALLSLGLAVIFGMLNVINFAHGALYMLGAFVAWFLLQYLGLGYFWALILSPVIVGGVGIVIEKTMLSRLYKLDHLYGLLLTFGIALILEGGFKHEFGVSGQSYPVPSTFAGGTNLGFMFLPYYRGWVVLLSIVVCLATWYAIEKTRLGSYLRAATENPRLVQSFGINVPVMITMTYGVGVALAGLAGVMAAPIYSVNPLMGSNLIIVVFAVVVIGGMGSIFGAVVSGYMLGILEGLTKVFFPEASNIVVFVIMVVVLLARPAGLFGRER, from the coding sequence ATGTTTGAACTCATCGGCATTCCCCCACAGGCCCTGTTCGGGCAATTGTTGCTGGGGCTCATCAACGGCTCGTTCTATGCCCTGCTGAGTCTCGGGCTTGCCGTGATCTTCGGCATGTTGAACGTGATCAACTTCGCCCATGGCGCGCTCTACATGCTGGGCGCGTTCGTGGCGTGGTTCCTGCTCCAATACCTGGGGCTCGGCTACTTCTGGGCGCTGATCCTCAGTCCCGTCATCGTCGGGGGCGTCGGCATCGTCATCGAAAAGACGATGCTGTCCCGGCTCTACAAGCTGGACCACCTCTATGGCCTGCTGCTGACCTTCGGCATCGCCCTGATCCTCGAAGGTGGCTTCAAGCATGAGTTCGGGGTCTCGGGCCAGTCCTATCCGGTGCCGTCGACCTTTGCCGGCGGCACCAACCTCGGCTTCATGTTCCTGCCCTATTACCGCGGCTGGGTCGTGCTGCTGTCGATCGTCGTCTGCCTCGCCACCTGGTATGCGATCGAGAAGACGCGGCTCGGCTCCTATCTCCGCGCGGCGACGGAAAATCCCCGCCTGGTGCAATCCTTCGGCATCAACGTGCCGGTCATGATCACCATGACCTACGGCGTCGGCGTGGCCCTTGCCGGGCTGGCCGGGGTGATGGCGGCGCCGATCTATTCGGTCAATCCCCTGATGGGCTCCAACCTCATCATCGTCGTCTTCGCGGTGGTGGTGATCGGCGGCATGGGCTCGATCTTCGGCGCGGTGGTCTCGGGCTACATGCTCGGCATCCTCGAGGGGCTGACCAAGGTCTTCTTCCCCGAAGCGTCGAACATCGTCGTCTTCGTCATCATGGTGGTGGTGCTGCTCGCGCGCCCTGCCGGTCTGTTCGGGCGGGAGCGCTGA
- a CDS encoding branched-chain amino acid ABC transporter permease: MSVKYSTTPSGTVTGRLAGKASLIIGTILIAGLLVAPYVFYPAFLMKALCFALFACAFNLMLGFVGLLSFGHAAFFGAAAYATGFAAKEWGFTPELAILFGGLVGGAFGLLFGWIAIRRQGIYFAMITLALSQMVFFFALQATAVTGGEDGLQGVPRGAVFGLISLEGSLPMYYFVVAVFLLCFFLIWRIVNSPFGAVLKSIRENEPRAISLGYRVDRFKLIAFGLSAALTGVAGGTKTIALQLASLTDIQWQMSGEVILMTLLGGVGTLVGPAVGAGLVISLQNFLATSGLPVTTVVGVIFVVCVLAFRRGIVGEFNAFLGRRRH; this comes from the coding sequence ATGTCCGTGAAATATTCGACCACGCCCAGCGGCACCGTCACCGGACGCCTGGCCGGCAAGGCCAGCCTGATCATCGGCACGATCCTGATCGCCGGCCTGCTCGTCGCACCCTATGTCTTCTATCCGGCGTTCCTGATGAAGGCGCTGTGCTTCGCGCTCTTCGCCTGCGCCTTCAACCTGATGCTCGGCTTCGTCGGCCTGCTCTCGTTCGGCCATGCCGCCTTCTTCGGCGCCGCGGCCTATGCGACCGGCTTCGCGGCCAAGGAATGGGGCTTCACGCCCGAACTGGCGATCCTGTTCGGCGGCCTCGTCGGCGGGGCTTTCGGCCTCCTGTTCGGCTGGATCGCGATCCGCCGCCAGGGCATCTATTTCGCCATGATCACGCTTGCCCTGTCGCAGATGGTGTTCTTCTTCGCCTTGCAGGCGACGGCGGTCACCGGCGGCGAGGACGGGCTCCAGGGCGTGCCGCGCGGCGCCGTCTTCGGGCTGATCAGCCTCGAAGGCTCGCTGCCCATGTATTACTTCGTGGTCGCGGTCTTCCTGCTCTGCTTCTTCCTGATCTGGCGGATCGTGAATTCGCCCTTCGGCGCGGTGCTGAAGTCGATCCGCGAGAACGAGCCGCGCGCCATCTCGCTCGGCTACCGGGTCGACCGCTTCAAGCTGATCGCCTTCGGCCTGTCGGCGGCGCTGACCGGCGTTGCCGGCGGCACCAAGACCATCGCCCTGCAACTGGCGTCCCTGACCGACATTCAGTGGCAGATGTCGGGCGAGGTGATCCTGATGACCCTGCTCGGCGGTGTCGGCACCCTGGTCGGCCCGGCGGTTGGCGCCGGTCTCGTGATCTCGCTGCAGAACTTCCTGGCGACCTCGGGCCTGCCGGTCACGACGGTGGTCGGCGTGATCTTCGTCGTCTGCGTGCTCGCCTTCCGGCGCGGCATCGTCGGCGAGTTCAACGCCTTCCTCGGCCGTCGCCGCCACTGA
- a CDS encoding hydrolase, with product MNDSRVWQRFLSGRRLDLANPSPFDFEDTDIALGLSRVARWNGATRGDYAYSVAQHSLDVLAEVRRTTPPARLSVRLELATLLHDACEGLLGMDVITPLKPFLGARWRQLEDGVQRAVHQRYGLPFPLPAAMTRRIKKADRGLAATEAVQLVGLTPAEAADPATFGMPEPPLERSLTPWPAKRAEEEFLAELRRLAAFVR from the coding sequence ATGAACGACTCCCGCGTCTGGCAGCGCTTCCTTTCCGGGCGGCGGCTGGACCTTGCCAATCCTTCCCCCTTCGATTTCGAGGACACGGATATCGCCCTCGGCCTGTCGCGCGTCGCGCGCTGGAACGGGGCGACCAGGGGCGATTATGCCTATTCCGTCGCCCAGCATTCGCTGGACGTGCTGGCCGAGGTGCGCCGCACCACGCCGCCCGCGCGTCTCTCGGTCCGGCTGGAACTCGCCACCCTGCTGCATGACGCCTGCGAGGGCCTGCTCGGGATGGATGTGATCACGCCGCTGAAGCCCTTCCTCGGCGCCCGCTGGCGGCAATTGGAGGACGGGGTGCAACGGGCCGTGCACCAGCGCTATGGTCTGCCGTTTCCGCTGCCGGCGGCGATGACCCGGCGGATCAAGAAGGCGGACCGCGGCCTTGCCGCCACCGAGGCGGTGCAACTGGTCGGCCTCACCCCGGCGGAGGCGGCGGACCCCGCCACTTTCGGCATGCCGGAACCGCCCCTCGAGCGCAGCCTCACCCCCTGGCCGGCCAAGCGGGCGGAGGAGGAGTTTCTCGCCGAACTGCGCCGGCTGGCCGCCTTCGTGCGCTGA
- a CDS encoding TRAFs-binding domain-containing protein — MDETVDDVLRKVVAARKRGELFEAFDLARIAIENRGMDTRLAFEAVLCLVRAGASELAHRRYNEYGLSPDHGVDYATLLGRIEKDEALALSGAARRAKLHDAAIAYRDAYLRYPDYYPAINAATLYLLAGEEDNARGFADLANQHLRAADEGTGRPMNFWELATTAEAALILGDLETAAQAIGEAMALPDLDVTAVASTRRQLRLVVAEKNLDSAILAPMTPPTVAHFTGHRLTPWGRPGRFPAALEPAVADGIRAAVARHGIRFGYGSLASGADILFAEAIVEAGGEVHVVLPFVQEDFVRISVADSGPGWVERFERLIHHPRMRVSLATFDPFLGDDEIFGYAARYAMGLAVIRADMLGGPAVQLAVWDGVPSPGPAGTAADIAFWRDTLQRPCDVIWPDAAPVAAPVAPGLQAAPAVQAPAIVPAAGDKPSRVLRALLFCDVKGFSKLNDVTIPVFFREVMGSLARATKRHSNAILYKNTWGDAIHTIMRDAPAAAALALDLQEEMGRIDLAGLGLPEGLALRVGGHVGPIYSSWDNVLEEETFFGAQVTRCARIEPIAFTGKVFVSEAFAAELALTSRDFSAEYVGDIPTAKQFGRMPMYLLRRRG, encoded by the coding sequence ATGGACGAGACGGTCGACGACGTCCTGCGCAAGGTGGTCGCGGCGCGAAAGCGCGGCGAATTGTTCGAAGCCTTCGATCTCGCCCGCATCGCGATCGAGAACCGGGGCATGGACACCCGCCTCGCCTTCGAGGCGGTGCTGTGCCTGGTCCGGGCCGGTGCCAGCGAACTGGCGCACCGGCGCTACAATGAATACGGCCTGTCGCCGGACCACGGCGTCGACTATGCCACCCTGCTCGGCCGGATCGAGAAGGACGAGGCCCTGGCCCTGTCGGGTGCGGCGCGGCGGGCCAAGCTGCATGATGCGGCCATTGCCTATCGCGATGCCTATCTCCGCTACCCGGACTATTACCCGGCGATCAATGCCGCCACCCTCTATCTCCTGGCGGGGGAGGAGGACAATGCCCGGGGCTTCGCCGATCTCGCCAACCAGCACCTGCGCGCGGCCGACGAGGGCACCGGGCGGCCGATGAATTTCTGGGAACTGGCGACCACGGCCGAGGCGGCCCTGATTCTCGGCGATCTCGAGACGGCGGCGCAGGCGATCGGCGAGGCCATGGCCCTGCCCGACCTCGATGTCACCGCCGTCGCATCGACGCGCCGGCAATTGCGCTTGGTTGTCGCGGAAAAGAATCTGGACAGCGCCATTCTCGCCCCGATGACACCGCCGACGGTCGCCCATTTCACCGGCCACCGCCTGACCCCCTGGGGGAGGCCCGGCCGCTTCCCCGCCGCCCTGGAACCGGCGGTGGCGGACGGCATCCGCGCGGCGGTGGCGCGGCACGGCATCCGCTTCGGCTATGGCTCGCTGGCGTCGGGCGCCGATATCCTTTTCGCCGAGGCGATCGTCGAGGCGGGCGGCGAAGTCCATGTCGTGCTGCCCTTCGTGCAGGAGGATTTCGTCCGCATCTCCGTCGCCGATTCCGGCCCCGGCTGGGTGGAGCGTTTCGAGCGCCTGATCCATCACCCGCGCATGCGCGTCTCGCTCGCCACCTTCGATCCCTTTCTCGGCGACGACGAGATCTTCGGCTATGCCGCGCGCTATGCCATGGGGCTTGCCGTGATCCGGGCCGACATGCTGGGCGGCCCGGCGGTCCAGCTCGCGGTCTGGGACGGCGTGCCCAGCCCCGGCCCCGCCGGCACCGCCGCCGACATCGCCTTCTGGCGCGACACGCTGCAACGCCCCTGCGACGTGATCTGGCCCGACGCAGCCCCGGTGGCGGCGCCGGTCGCGCCCGGCCTCCAGGCCGCCCCGGCGGTCCAGGCGCCGGCCATCGTCCCCGCTGCCGGCGACAAGCCCAGCCGGGTGCTGCGCGCCCTGCTGTTCTGCGATGTCAAGGGTTTCTCCAAGCTGAACGACGTCACCATCCCCGTGTTCTTCCGGGAAGTGATGGGCAGCCTGGCGCGGGCGACCAAGCGCCACAGCAACGCGATCCTCTACAAGAACACCTGGGGCGACGCCATCCACACCATCATGCGCGATGCCCCGGCGGCGGCGGCCCTCGCCCTCGACCTGCAGGAGGAAATGGGCAGGATCGACCTTGCCGGCCTCGGCCTGCCGGAAGGCTTGGCGCTGCGCGTCGGCGGCCATGTCGGCCCGATCTATTCGAGCTGGGACAATGTGCTCGAGGAAGAGACGTTCTTCGGCGCCCAGGTCACGCGCTGCGCCCGGATCGAACCCATCGCCTTCACCGGCAAAGTCTTCGTCTCCGAAGCCTTCGCCGCCGAACTGGCCCTGACCTCGCGGGATTTCAGCGCCGAATATGTCGGCGACATCCCGACCGCCAAGCAGTTCGGCCGCATGCCCATGTATCTGCTGCGGCGGCGCGGCTGA
- a CDS encoding Crp/Fnr family transcriptional regulator: MNDDDRAKRRALLTRHFLLRDVPEKVLDDLIGFSTTRRYADDEVIFAKGDDGDGLYGILEGQVRIFSGDAEGREITLNILDTGELFGEIALIDGKSRSADAAAIGTTTLFHMPRRHFVPYLRQSPDLCFSLLEILCARVRWTSSVIEDRAFLGLEARLAKWLLNLANDELAGRNNVVRLRMKLSQRELGALVGTSREAVNKQFALWRDNGLISIERGMITLHSPDQLRALVDLA, from the coding sequence ATGAACGACGACGACCGCGCGAAGCGACGCGCCCTGCTCACGCGGCATTTCCTGTTGCGTGATGTACCGGAAAAAGTGCTGGACGACCTGATCGGATTTTCGACCACGCGGCGCTATGCCGACGACGAAGTGATCTTCGCCAAGGGGGACGACGGCGACGGCCTCTACGGCATTCTCGAGGGCCAGGTGCGCATCTTCTCGGGCGATGCCGAAGGCCGCGAGATCACCCTGAACATTCTCGACACCGGCGAATTGTTCGGCGAGATCGCCCTGATCGACGGCAAGTCGCGCTCGGCCGATGCCGCCGCCATCGGCACCACCACCCTGTTCCACATGCCGCGCCGGCATTTCGTGCCCTATCTGCGGCAAAGCCCGGACCTTTGCTTCAGCCTGCTCGAAATCCTCTGCGCCCGGGTGCGCTGGACCAGCAGCGTGATCGAGGACCGGGCATTTCTGGGCCTCGAGGCGCGCCTTGCCAAATGGCTGCTCAACCTCGCCAACGACGAGCTGGCCGGCCGCAACAATGTGGTGCGCCTGCGGATGAAACTGTCGCAGCGGGAATTGGGCGCCCTGGTCGGCACCTCGCGCGAGGCGGTGAACAAGCAGTTCGCGCTTTGGCGCGACAACGGCCTGATCAGCATCGAACGAGGCATGATCACCCTGCACAGCCCGGACCAGCTTCGGGCCCTGGTCGATCTTGCCTGA
- a CDS encoding GFA family protein, with translation MRVEGGCYCGSVRYVAEGEPLMKAECLCRECQYVTGGGPNFFMALPTDGFRYTKGTAKHFRRQDLENPVTREFCPDCGTQIVTRAPGFPAVILKVGTLDDPKAFAGPDIAIYTVDQQPYHVLPEGMPTFERLPG, from the coding sequence ATGAGAGTAGAAGGTGGCTGCTATTGCGGCAGCGTCCGCTATGTCGCCGAGGGCGAACCGCTGATGAAGGCGGAATGCCTGTGCCGGGAATGCCAATATGTGACCGGTGGCGGCCCGAATTTCTTCATGGCCCTGCCGACCGACGGTTTCCGCTATACCAAGGGCACGGCCAAGCATTTCCGCCGTCAGGACCTGGAAAATCCGGTGACCCGGGAATTCTGCCCCGATTGCGGCACCCAGATCGTCACCCGCGCCCCGGGCTTTCCGGCCGTGATCCTGAAGGTGGGCACGCTTGACGATCCGAAGGCTTTCGCCGGCCCGGACATCGCCATCTATACGGTCGACCAGCAGCCCTATCATGTGCTGCCCGAAGGCATGCCGACCTTCGAGCGCCTGCCCGGCTGA